From Enterococcus mundtii, the proteins below share one genomic window:
- the rplK gene encoding 50S ribosomal protein L11, whose translation MAKKVEKIVKLQIPAGKATPAPPVGPALGQAGINIMGFTKEFNARTADQAGLIIPVVISVYEDRSFTFVTKTPPAAVLLKKAAKIEKGSGEPNKNKVAKVSSDQVKEIAELKMEDLNAANVEAAMRMVEGTARSMGITVE comes from the coding sequence GTGGCAAAGAAAGTAGAAAAAATCGTTAAATTGCAAATTCCTGCAGGTAAAGCAACTCCAGCTCCCCCAGTAGGTCCTGCACTAGGTCAAGCGGGTATCAATATCATGGGATTCACAAAAGAATTCAATGCTCGTACAGCTGATCAAGCAGGTTTGATCATTCCAGTTGTGATTTCTGTATACGAAGACCGTTCATTCACATTCGTTACAAAAACACCACCAGCTGCAGTATTATTGAAAAAAGCAGCGAAAATCGAAAAAGGTTCAGGCGAACCAAACAAAAATAAAGTTGCTAAAGTTTCTAGCGATCAAGTAAAAGAAATCGCTGAATTAAAAATGGAAGACCTAAACGCAGCTAACGTTGAAGCAGCAATGCGCATGGTTGAAGGAACTGCACGAAGCATGGGGATCACTGTAGAATAA